The DNA segment CACAAACGTGGGGTCGAACACCGGTGCATCCCCTCCCCTTGCCGGAAGCGCCGTCGGCGAGCCGCCGGCGGCCCACGCCGCCGGCGACCCACGCCTCGTCCTTCCTCAGATCTTGGTCCAGACGAGGATGGCTACGATCATGGCGAAAAGGGTCAGGGCCTCCATGAACGCCAGAGCCACCAGGAGCGTCGACCGGATGTCTCCGGCTGCCTCCGGCTGGCGTCCCATGCTGTCCATGGCGTGAGTGGTCGCCCAACCCTGGCTGAATGCGGACATCATCGCCGGCAAGGCGATGGCGAGGGCTACCGAGAGAAGCTCCACCGAATTCCCTCCCTTCAGGTTGCGGCGCGTGCTGCGTCGTGGTACCGACGGATGTCAGTGCCCA comes from the Limnochorda pilosa genome and includes:
- a CDS encoding ATP synthase F0 subunit C, with translation MELLSVALAIALPAMMSAFSQGWATTHAMDSMGRQPEAAGDIRSTLLVALAFMEALTLFAMIVAILVWTKI